From Carya illinoinensis cultivar Pawnee chromosome 5, C.illinoinensisPawnee_v1, whole genome shotgun sequence, one genomic window encodes:
- the LOC122310845 gene encoding glutamine synthetase nodule isozyme-like: protein MSLLSDLINLDLTDTTSKIIAEYIWIGGSGLDLRSKARTLPGPVTDPAKLPKWNYDGSSTGQAPGEDSEVIIYPQAIFKDPFRRGNNILVMCDAYTPGGEPIPTNKRFNASKIFSHPDVVAEEPWYGIEQEYTLLQKDVKWPLGWPVGGYPGPQGPYYCGVGADKALGRDIVDSHYKACLYAGINISGINGEVMPGQWEFQVGPTVGISAGDQLWVARYILERITEIAGVVLSFDPKPIQGDWNGAGAHTNYSTKSMRNEGGFEVIKKAIEKLRVRHKEHISAYGEGNERRLTGRHETADINTFCWGVANRGASIRVGRDTEKEGKGYFEDRRPASNMDPYIVTSMIAETTILGKP from the exons ATGTCTCTTCTCTCCGATCTCATCAATCTCGACCTCACGGACACCACTTCCAAGATCATTGCTGAGTACATATG GATCGGTGGATCCGGCTTGGACCTGAGAAGCAAAGCTAGG ACTCTGCCTGGACCAGTGACAGACCCAGCCAAGCTCCCAAAGTGGAACTACGACGGTTCGAGCACCGGCCAAGCCCCCGGAGAAGACAGCGAAGTCATCATCTA TCCTCAGGCTATATTCAAGGATCCTTTCAGACGAGGAAACAACATCCTG GTGATGTGCGATGCATACACGCCAGGTGGCGAGCCAATCCCCACCAACAAAAGGTTCAATGCTTCCAAGATTTTTAGCCACCCTGACGTTGTTGCCGAGGAACCCTG GTATGGCATTGAGCAAGAGTATACTCTTCTTCAGAAGGATGTTAAATGGCCTCTTGGATGGCCGGTTGGCGGCTACCCTGGCCCTCAG GGTCCCTACTATTGTGGTGTAGGGGCAGACAAGGCATTAGGTCGTGATATAGTGGACTCCCACTATAAGGCATGCCTCTATGCTGGAATTAACATCAGTGGAATCAATGGGGAAGTTATGCCTGGCCAG TGGGAGTTTCAAGTTGGTCCTACTGTTGGCATTTCTGCTGGTGATCAGTTATGGGTTGCTCGATACATTCTTGAG AGGATCACAGAAATTGCAGGGGTTGTTCTTTCGTTCGACCCAAAACCCATCCAG GGTGACTGGAACGGTGCTGGTGCTCATACTAACTACAG CACCAAGTCAATGAGAAACGAAGGTGGCTTTGAGGTGATAAAAAAAGCTATTGAAAAGTTGCGTGTGCGCCACAAGGAGCACATTTCTGCCTATGGAGAAGGCAATGAGAGGAGATTGACAGGCCGCCATGAGACTGCCGACATCAACACTTTCTGTTGG gGTGTTGCAAACAGGGGTGCATCTATCCGTGTTGGTCGTGACactgaaaaagaaggaaaag GTTACTTTGAGGACCGGAGGCCAGCATCTAACATGGATCCATATATTGTCACTTCCATGATTGCTGAAACCACAATTCTTGGGAAGCCTTAG
- the LOC122309192 gene encoding LOW QUALITY PROTEIN: endoglucanase 5-like (The sequence of the model RefSeq protein was modified relative to this genomic sequence to represent the inferred CDS: inserted 1 base in 1 codon): MMSKLKFKPCVFLALLLSMFRYSTATTATGFDYGEALNKSLLFLEAQRSGKLPTNDKRVAWRGDSGLKDGYLQGVDMVGGYYDAGDHVKFGLPMAYSVTMLSWGAIQFKKEITELNQMGRMLWAIRWGTDYFIKAHPQXYVLWAQVGDGNSDHYCWERAEDMTTPRDAYKIDANHPGSDVAGETAAALASAAIAFQSYNSSYSNLLLVHAKQLFSFADKFRGLYDDSIPSAKQFYTSSGYWDELLWAAAWLFQATNDEYYLKYVVDNAMYFGGTGWAVKEFSWDNKYAGVQILLSKVPLEGKGGAYTNILKQYQAKANYFSCACLQKNDGYNVYKTPGGLVYVREWNNMQYVSSAAFLLAVYSDYLSAANAKFTCPSGGLVQPQELLKFAKSQADYILGKNPKSMSYLVGYGPKYPTHVHHRGASIASIYVLHSAVQCVQGFETWYHRSERDPNVIYGALVGGPDKNDDFSDDRSSYEETEPTLSGTAPLVGLFSKLQDANGISGAGTRSFNFPRMALTYVVMGFLHAAAPIEFLHSITSTWTTQEMTHYKHKVIIKNTSGKPITDLKLAIEDLTGPLWGLSPTNKKNIYELPQWQNVLNPGSQCVFVYIQGGPQAKVSVLSWK, translated from the exons ATGATGAGCAAGTTGAAGTTTAAGCCATGCGTCTTCCTAGCACTGCTACTTAGCATGTTCCGGTACTCCACGGCAACCACTGCGACGGGCTTCGACTACGGTGAGGCCCTCAACAAGAGCTTGCTGTTTCTTGAGGCACAGAGATCAGGTAAACTTCCAACAAATGATAAGCGAGTCGCGTGGCGGGGCGACTCGGGACTCAAAGATGGGTATTTGCAGGGG GTGGACATGGTTGGAGGATATTATGATGCAGGAGATCATGTGAAATTTGGGCTGCCAATGGCTTACAGTGTGACAATGCTTTCATGGGGAGCTATACAGTTCAAGAAAGAAATTACAGAGCTAAACCAAATGGGACGCATGTTATGGGCCATTAGATGGGGTACTGATTACTTCATTAAAGCACATCCAC CCTATGTTCTATGGGCACAG GTGGGCGATGGGAACTCTGATCACTATTGTTGGGAGCGTGCTGAAGACATGACAACTCCAAGAGATGCTTACAAGATTGATGCAAATCATCCTGGTTCGGATGTTGCCGGTGAAACTGCAGCTGCCTTGGCTTCAGCTGCCATAGCTTTCCAGTCTTATAACTCTTCCTACTCCAATCTCCTCTTAGTTCACGCCAAGCAG CTTTTCTCGTTTGCGGACAAGTTCAGAGGTTTGTATGATGACTCTATCCCGTCTGCTAAGCAATTCTACACATCATCTGGTTATTGG GATGAGTTATTGTGGGCAGCTGCCTGGCTGTTTCAAGCTACCAATGATGAGTACTATCTGAAATATGTAGTGGACAATGCTATGTACTTTGGTGGAACTGGATGGGCTGTCAAAGAATTCTCTTGGGATAATAAATATGCTGGTGtgcaaatccttctttcaaag GTACCGTTGGAGGGAAAAGGCGGTGCATACACTAACATATTAAAACAATACCAGGCCAAGGCGAACTACTTTTCCTGTGCTTGTCTCCAAAAAAATGACGGCTACAATGTCTACAAAACTCCTG GGGGATTAGTATACGTACGTGAATGGAATAACATGCAGTATGTCTCATCCGCTGCATTTCTTCTTGCTGTCTACTCTGATTATCTTTCTGCAGCAAACGCCAAGTTCACCTGTCCTAGTGGTGGCCTTGTTCAACCTCAGGAGCTCCTCAAGTTTGCCAAGTCACAG GCTGACTACATTCTTGGCAAAAATCCCAAGTCGATGAGTTACTTAGTTGGTTATGGACCAAAATATCCGACTCATGTTCATCACAGAGGTGCTTCAATTGCCTCCATATATGTTCTCCATTCAGCGGTTCAATGCGTGCAAGGTTTTGAGACATGGTACCATCGATCTGAGAGAGATCCCAATGTCATATACGGAGCCCTGGTGGGTGGTCCTGATAAGAATGATGACTTCTCCGATGACCGCTCCTCTTATGAAGAAACCGAGCCTACACTTTCGGGCACTGCTCCTCTTGTGGGCCTCTTCTCTAAGCTTCAGGATGCAAATGGTATTTCGGGTGC TGGGACGAGGTCATTTAATTTCCCTCGCATGGCCTTGACATATGTTGTCATGGGTTTCTTGCATGCAGCTGCTCCTATTGAATTCCTTCACTCCATAACCAGCACATGGACTACACAAGAAATGACTCATTACAAGCACAAGGTGATAATCAAAAATACATCTGGGAAGCCAATTACAGATCTTAAGCTGGCGATTGAAGATCTCACTGGTCCTCTCTGGGGCCTCTCTCCAACTAATAAAAAGAACATCTACGAGCTTCCTCAGTGGCAAAATGTCTTAAACCCCGGCTCACAGTGCGTTTTTGTTTACATTCAAGGCGGTCCTCAAGCTAAGGTCTCAGTTCTAAGCTGgaagtaa